Within the Medicago truncatula cultivar Jemalong A17 chromosome 4, MtrunA17r5.0-ANR, whole genome shotgun sequence genome, the region CGAgttatatgttgatatacacaaagttgagtccattgcatactcataaaCTGTTAGGggttatgccctgtgaatgccttatcattcaaatttttgagggctcatgccctgtgaattcttaatcattcaaattgttgagggctcatgccctgtgaatgctcgtTCATTCAAACACGttgaaatggtaccacatgcatgtgcatagtCACATTTGTCGTTGTGTCGTTGCATAGTTGTTGTTATTCGTCGAGTTgcatagtcgttgttgttggttgaattgttgtcgttgttgttggttgagtttgtaggtgttgttaatgttgatgaaGTATGAAACAAGACTGTTGAGTTATCCGTTGTTAATTAGGTTGTTAAAtacagttgatgatttatatacttattattattgtttgtgaatctcaccccttctgcttggaaatgttgcccttcgtatgggtaacttgcaggtgatcgagaatagttTCTGTTAGTTGTTgttagttgctgtcgtgagtagACCtcctctcacgtgtgtcttaggtgctctgatacgtaacgggatgagaatttgttattgctttctgttccttacgtattgttttatgAAGTTTAAGGACATGATGTTGGaacaattttatgagattttatgttgaggccttggtGCCAAAGATGTTTAAATATTGAAACAATTTTCGCTGCGAAGTAATAAttgatatgttgttgaatttgaaggataaatagttatttattcagtttatgattttatgaaaagtagtgtgacattccgtttacgttgaaaatactctgatttatatgtgattatatgtgaaatttttaagttgggaaaaggGGTTTTACGACTTGTAAGTATTCTGAGGCCTCTTGAGTCTTTAATCTTGTCTCTTGATTCTTCACAATTCTTtagttgttcttgatttgccgatttgcatgatttcttcgtgaattacttcaaaacccCCCTCCTTTTGCTtgatttgtttgatttgttcttgattgctatgtttcgggaaaactagatttacaaactcaaatatagaaaacattacaaaagtcccTAAATCATAGGTAATCTttctaatactcctcctttttgcTTCTATTTCCTActaaatttactaaaaaaacaagctaagaataacgtaagatgacctgtcatcacaaccccaaacttagaCGGTTGCTTATCCTCAAGTAacgaaagaaaaacataatttattatttgCATTTTTTCAGGAAAAACATACCTTTCCGGAAGTTGTGCTTAAAAATCATTCATCACATTTATAGTAGTGCAGTAGCTAAACTTACCACTATACATTCAAGTGAGTCTGGCTTGGTTAAAGTAACCTATATTGTCAGCCATACTCTTTTCTATGATGCACATATGTATCTCCTAAAGACAGTAGGGCTTGTCACGACAATTTACTCCAATCGTCACTTGAATGTACCTTactataaatttgaaataattctAAACAGGAAGTCAAGTTAAAGTTATTCACATACTTGGAGAGCTTTGAAGGTAGAAATGCTATGTTGGAGTTGGTTTGTGAACGGAGCGGCGAGCACAAAGTACCGAAGACAAAAGTGAAGCATGAAGGAACGAgatcaagaaaatgtgggtgtTTGTTCAAGGTGCGTGGATATGTCGTTAGGGAAGACAATGCTTGGAAATTGGTTATTCTTAATGGTGTTCACAACCATGAGATGGTGCCGTATGTAGCAGAGAACCTTCTTGCTGGAAGATTAAcggaggacgacaagaagattgtacatGACTTGACCGATTCATcggtgaaaccaaaaaatattttgacaaatttgaagaagaaaaggaaagagtcCATAACAAATATCAAACAAGTCTACAATAACATCGGtaaagttgtttaacaattttccgaCTGTTTTGATAATGGATTCCACgtacaaaaccaacttgtatAGGACGCCATTGTTTGAAATAGTTGGAGTCacctcaacttatttgacatattcggttggttTTGCATTTATGACGTCTGGGAAGGAGGATAACTTTACTTGGGCTTTGCAAATGTTGCTTAAACTTCTTGAACCAAATAGTGATATGCCTAAGGTGGTAGTGACCGACATGGACCCGAGTATGATGAAGGCCGTAATAGATGTTCTCCCCGATAGTAGTGCAATACTTTGTTATTTCCATGTTGGCAAAAATGTTAGATCAAGAATCATCACCGATtgcaaagttaaacaaaatgTTGTTGTGGTGGATGGGCAAAAGAAGATTGTCGACGAGGAGAGTCGTAGTAAGTTAGTTGATACCATATTTGATGCATGGGAAAAATTGGTTGAATCTCCTACTCAAGAGTTATATGCGGGTAATCTAGTGGAATTCCAAGATGCTTGTAAGGATCATCCAAAGTTTCTTGAATATGTTGAAACTACCATTTTGAAGCCTTTGAAGGACAAACTAGTGAGGGCATGCACGGACCTTGTGTTACATCTGGGTGTAGGACCACGAATAGAGTTGAAGGAGCTCATGGTGTGGTGAAGGAATATTTGTCCACCTCCAAAGGTGATTTAGGTACTTGTTAGCATAAAATAGATGAGATGTTGGGTACCAATTTGGGGAGATAGAATCATCGTTTGGTAGGAGCGTTACAGTCTTGGAACATAGGtacaaagatgtcactttgtactctGGGTTGGGGGGTCACATGTCTAGACAAGCcatgaactttatttttgtgGAAGAAGCGCGTGCTAGGAAAACCTTGTGCATCGAGAAGAAAActtgtggttgtgttcaaaggacgTCGTATGGCCTACCTTGTGCATGCTTCATTGCTATGAAAATTCATCACAACAAGCCCATTCGATTGGATGAGATACACCCGCATTGGCATAAGTTGTATATGggtgaagaagaaagtaatgaaGATTTATTTTCGGTCGCGGAGGAGTGGCGTGGTATTCAAGAACGTCTCGAAAGAGTTCCGTTCCAAATGATACTACAAATCAAAGAGGGTTTGCGGTTGTTAGCGTTTCCGGATACCACATTGTTGTCACCACCTCCAAGAAAGGTGCCAACCAAAGAAgctcccaaaaaaatcaaaacgaCACGTTGGAACCCATCTTCGTGGGAGACTATTGATTCTCAACATCCGGAAAGTCAATCTTCGCCACGAAAAAAATCTTCAcaattgtcataccccaatttttgacctaaaataccactgacacatgtcattTAACCCTGATCAATCTCTGATTTTTCACTGAAAATTCGGCAGacgtattttaaaatacttcattTTTTGGTTTCGAGTCGGGccttcttctctctttatttttagttaaaatttccatcttttattcttttttttaaatcatttaattttaattatattatgttaagtctttatctatttatttaattatttcatttttttttagataagtcCAAAAGGTCAAGTCTGTATAATCTTTTCTTTTAAAGGAGCACAAAAATTGGTGGCTTGGGGAGGAGAATAAGCAGTGTTGTTGCTGGATTGATAAGGctgaaaattggatttgaatggagaaagaaaagaaaacgtGTGACAGGCTTTTTCTTTGGATGAGGAccattttttggattttttatcaaataataacaattaaaataaaaaagaaaaataataaaagaaaagattatACAGACTTGACCTTTTGgacttatctaaaaaaaatgaaataattaaataaatagataaagacttaacataataaaattaaaattaaatgatttaaaaaaagaataaaagatggaaattttaactaaaaataaaaaataaaaataaagagagaagaaggcccgactcggaaccaaaaaatgaggtattttaaaatacctctctgccgaattttcactgaaaaatcagagattgATCAGGGTTAAACAACATGTGTTTGTGATATCTTAGgtaaaaaattggggtatgacaacaACCTAAAAGAAAAGGTGCTCGCATTGGCATTTCTCCAGTTCCGGTTCCTACGCCTATCTCGGTTTCAAGAAATTATGATCCATCTTGTCCTATGTATTACATGCCAAAATTCATGAGACCATATATTGAGAGAATTGTGGATGTTATTAGTGATGGACATTGTGGGTTTAGGGCTATAGCCGAATCCGTGGGTTTGACGGAAGAAAGTCATGTTATGGTGCAGAGAGCACTTATTAAAGAGTTGAAAGAGCATAGGAGCAAATACATCGAGATATATGCGAGCGAGCGCCGTTACAACTACATCTTGGATGGATTGTATCCTCCCAAAAATGCTAGTAGTTTTGCTCCTCCCGACAAATGGTTGACATTGCCGGATATGGGACACATCGTTGCATCATGTTACAATAGGCCGGTGTTAGAGATGACTACCCACTTAGACTACATCTCCGAGACTTTTTTCCCACTTAGAGGTCGGCCTCCGGTTAACCCGAAAAGCAACATGATTTTCCTTGGTAGTTACATATCACCTAAAAAATTGGTCATTACATTACATAACCCAAGGAAAGTATTTCCTGATGGTAGTGGGAAAGTATATAGGAAAGTATTTCCTGATGGTAGTGTAATCAAAGATGACCATCGGGTGGCTAATATTGTTCGAAAGGCTTTTGGTTACCCTTCGGATAATAGCTCAGGATGTGCTCATATACTTCATTTGATGCACTTGTCTACAGTGGAGCAAAGCCAGCAATACGAAGGGAAAAAGGCGAAGCTAGAATTATTGCGCTGTGCTACAAAGCTCCGTGCTTCTGGGGTAATAATTCGAGCTAAATTAAATAGCACAAATCAAAATCAGCATAAGTTGGTGgatatgtttgattttgatataagttTTAGTGATTCTGGAGAGTTGGATATTCCACCACTATATATCAAGGAAACAACTGAAGTTAAGTGGAGGAATTTGATTGCTTGGGAGCAAAGCAAAATTTGGATTAGATGCAAATGCACTTCTTATGCACTTTTTTTCAATGGTTTGATATGCTGTGAGCATGACATTGAATTACTTCAAGAAAAAGGTGTCATTGTGAATGATATGAACAAGAGTAACGAAGATTTGTTGGCACTATTTCGCACAATTTCGAATGGAGCTGAACATATGGATTTGAGTTTTAGTGAAATTTGTGCGAAGATGAATGTGTATGACTACAAGGGAATGAAAGTCACCAAGGTGGTGCAAAAATTACCTATTAGAACATGGCATCAATGTAGGCGAGTTTTTGAGATCCTTATGTACTACGTTCGAAACTGGTATAATATTTTGATACGCGACCATATACCTAATGTGTGGAAATTCATAGGAATTGTGGCAGCTGCTATGCTCCTGGTACTCACCATCATGCAGACATATTACTCATCCCGCAGTGACTAACTTGCTTCATGTAACTATATGAATCAAAAATCTTGATTTAGTTACCAAAATAATGttttcaaacaatttcaaaTGAATAAAAGAATAGAAGCATATTGCGTATGCGTACTCttgtattgatttttattttggtttatatTGTATGCACGGGAAATTAAGAAATTCCAACCagtaaacttatatttttttgggtaaatCAATATTTTTGATTGCTTAATGTGTAAGGTCAACCAACACATCTCCAAGTGTCATTTCTGTATGTTTATAGCATAAGTACAACAAACACACTCcagagattttttttctttctaattggATGATAATTACTAATTAGTCCTCGTTCTTACATTGAATATAGTTTGTACACTATCctggaatgtttttttttttttctagtctTATTGTAGGCGTGGGTATGGTTGTTTCAGGGTAAAAATTGAACCGACTGAACtgtttgataaatttaatataactgGACCAAACCAAATTGTTTGCATTTCgaactgaactgaactgtttcaAACCGAATTGAACTGTTATTATTGGCaccattgaaaaaaaatataaaataccaaACAAAACTGAATTTTAGAAGGTAAAAGCGAGCCGAACTGTTCCGCATCAAACTGAACTATTTCGAACCGAACTGTTTTGAACTGAACCAAACTGTTTCAGTTCAGTTCCATAACTGTTAGTaatgattcaattttttttttttaatttggttcaaCTCAGTTTAATAGTTCGGttcaattttttggtttttttcacACCCCTATGTTCTCATGATTGCTTATGAAACAAATCTAAATTAATTATTACAAAACAGAACATGCTTAAAAATGAACGCAATTATAACATATATAGATAATTGttaattaagaaaacaaattctagatttttattaaaaaacaacaaatccAAGACTTTTTGTGgacataaataaatgatattcatttattgaaattgatagagtacattaATACAATGCAAATTTGCTAAAAACAACGAGATGaatttgcgaacaaactcacatcatccatgttaatagcataaaacgacaaagtacgAACGCCTACACACATGACTATATTAAAGTCTCTGGAATACCCATGTCTATGTCTCTGGATCAGCAACGTGGAGGACATCAAAGTCGTTGATTGAATTTGCATTGGATCGAAACCAATAtgacaatctgaaccgaacCAATACCTgagcaaaacaagaaagacaaacagcGCCACACAAAGACGACAAACACTCCCacgtcgcactaagacgacgaaatcacaaaataaaagaacGAAATAAATgtggaaatcacttattttaataagaaaggaaagagaaaaacgagATACAGAggtgattttggatcaaaaattgaccttaaatcacccctctttattgatgaagaagaagaaactagAGTTTTGGTGACGACATAcaagaaaagaaatgaaaaagagaCTAGAGTACACTTCTGTTTtgaaaacacaaaacaacaacaacaacaaattcaaGATTAATGACCAAGCTCACACAGTATTATTGGTGGTCATGATGACATGCATCAACCAATAATTCTATTATGTTGAAGAAACTTCCTAAACCACCGGGCAGAGAGCTTAGGGTGTCTTGTAAGATGACCATTCTCATAATCAACAAAGTTAATTCCAAAACGCACAGTGTATCCGTCATTCCATTCAAAGTTGTCCAAAAGGGACCATGCAAAATATCCTTGTACCTTCACACCTTGCCTTCacacaagaaacaaaaaaaaacaataatatagtcaaaattaaatgcataaaactaaaaaattagagtgcgaaaataatataattgattCTGATTTAAGTAAATAGAGGGTGCTACCTCATTGCAGATAAAAGATAATATAGATGACGATAAAAGTAATCAATTCTGTTAGTATCCATGAGTGCCTCTTCCAGTGATAGCGTTGGATCATTGACTTCATTCATACCtatgatttaaatttattagaattttcaaattttagtttATTAGACACTGAAAAAAGGATAATGATTCATAATAAAAGaatgtaatataaatattaccaTTTTCTGTTATGATAATCGTAGGATTGTTATACTTTTCCTTTGTGTACAACAGTAGGTCCTGAATACCCTTTGGACAAACATATAACCAAGTTGCAGCCTGCACATATTGTTTAGTTATTATTCTATCAATCAAATAAGATGTAACAATAATCTCAAGAGAGTCTTACTCACCCATGCTCCAATGTATGTCCCATCTTTATTCTTATCTGTCATGAATCATACCAGAAAACAATTTATGTCAAACAAGGAATCATagcaaaaattgatttttctatTAATGATTTATGCCATCTTCATTAGGAGTGGTGTGAAAGGTGTTCTTACCTGTTAAAGTCACATTAACAATTTTGAAAACACTATTGACGCCGTCAGCGCCGCCCGATGGAGACTGTATAGGAATTGGTTTCGTTGCATTGGCAGCATACATGCTGGTGTAGTAATTGATTCCAATAAAATCATATGACCCAATAAGACTCTTAGATTGCTCTGCAGTGAACTTTGGTAGCTTATCTCCCACATAAGACACCAAGCTTGCTGGATACTCTCCTGTTGTCAGTGGCTGTATAAACCTGCAAACAGATAAAGAAGATTTTAAATTATACGGTCACAATTTTGTCGCGATCCATGGTTGTTGTAGAAACGGTCAAAAAGTATAGTTGTTACCATCCAAACATGAAATCAAGGGCGTCTTCAGCGGCTTTTTGATCTAATGGGTCAGTTGAGTATGGTTTAAACCAGTGAGAGTTTAATCCAATGCCTATTACACCATTTTGAGCCTGATATGTGGTTTTATACAATTCGAAAACATCTGCATGAGCAAGAAGTTGGTTGTGTGTGGACTTGTACCAATCTGATGTACTCAAAGTGTAAGAGAATGGCTCATTAAAAGTAACCCAATGCTTTACACTGTCTCCAAATTCCTTGAAGCATATATCCACAAAGTCCTTAAAATCTTTTCTGCATATAGAAATTAAACAATCAACTAtgggaataaaaaaaatgttataatgcTCTATCctcaatttattatttcttgAATGAGTGAGTGGTGTGTGTGGAGATCATTCTAATCTCAGTACATAAAGTTCTGAAGTATCCAAAACATTCTAATCTTTCTCGCAATTCTGTATGTGCATTTTCTATCAAATTTGTGTCACGATACTTACCTAATATTCTCGCTGACAAAGCCTCCATAATCATCTTGTAAGGCCTGGGGAAGATCCCAATGAAAAAGGGTCACATATGGTATTTGACCTGGATCAATAATTCCatcaatttatattattatgagtaTGAACATCATGAATATGATATACTAATAAAGTATGGAATATTATGCATTACCATTAGCAAGTAGCTCATAGATCAGGTTCTTGTAAAATATGATTCCTGCTTGGTTTACACCGTCACTTATTTTTCCAGCTGCATATTTGTTAGAGTTGTTAGTGTATATGGAAAATACAACTAGTTGAAACTCATTAATGATGTAACCAAATTAAACATTTTCTATTACTTGGAACTATCCTTGGCCAAGATATGGAGAATCTGTATGCATCTGTATTCATATTCTTCATGATTTGAACATCTTCCTGTTAAGATGTAACAATGGTTAACACATAtactagacaaaaaaattagagattCATAAAGTAAAATCTATAATTGATGTTGAATTCTTAAACATCAATGATGTAACATTATATCTCTTGCATGTTCCTCAATGCAATAGTTTTTTGAACTAGTAACATTATTACAATGATGTGAAATTTACAAGAACAAGGGAATGTCGTAAGTCTTGATACTTGGAAACCGGTAATACATGCTTTGGAAAAAGGGCTTGGTGGGTGGAGCAATCGGTTTGTGagttttgggggggggggggggggtgtgaCTTCAAATTGTGTGTGGTGCCTGGGTATTCAAGAGGTGGAGGAACACTTATTTTGTAGATATAGATTTGTTGGAAGGATTTTGTATGCAATTTTTAAATGGATTGGAGCAGGGATGATTTTACCGTTAATATTGTTTCACtcctttaatatttttcatcataTTCTTTGGGGAAAAAAAACATCGAAAAGGGCTTACTCTCATTTGACATGCAACAATTTAGCAAATTTCGGAAGCTCGGGATGAAATAATTTAGCAAAGAAAAATTATAGATTTAATTCATATGCACTAAtagtatacattttttttacattgtcaATCTATTATAACCTTTTCATCACTAAATATAACCTTTTGATCACTAAAATTATTTGATGTACAGTTACAATTTGTATCAATTAATCTGAAATTATATATCACATTAGAGGTACCTTATAACGATGATAGTGATCAATAGCTACATCTGCATTCTTTCCATCCTTTACCATCCCTGTATGCAGTTACACCAATTACCAcattagaagaaaaatatgattcCAGCCATTAGCCACATGGAGTGGCATTAGAGTtatcaaattaattatatatatatatatatatatatatatatatatatatatatatatatatatatatatatatatttgtcgttgtttctgtttcttttcttcaatatCTAACAGGAAATAACTACAACAAAAATATTCTATTAGAATTCTAATACAAAAACTTGTGTTGtcattaatagttttttttttacactatcGGTAGAAATTGTGTGTGTTAAGCACGCCTTACATCTTACGTGTACAAACATGAAGTCCTATGACTTGTCTATATATCTTGAGACTTATTTacattcatcaaaacatataaATCATCTGAAAGTTTGGTAACAAATTAAAGTCTCATTTCTTGTTCATGTAGACTGATTATAATTGAGAGTATGAGTAGCTAAATAGGGTTGaccaaattgataaaaaaaaaattgaaggtctTGGGTTCAACTCTGAACGAGTCCAAAATTTCCACCACGACACTATCCAAATCACACCACTACAACCACCTTGCAAACCAACACCACCTGTGAACCACTACTACCTACCAATTAGGTGTGGTCATGATTTGTAAGGCGCTTGTAGCCTATCCACTATCTAGGTTTTTGGCTAGACAAGATAGTATCAATAAAACTAtaattattgaagaaaaaaaaatatatgtataccTGGTGTATGGGCAAATATATCCCATGTACCCTTTCCTCTTCCGTCTTCACTTACAGCACCTTCATACTACATTATCAACACAAAAATTATACCGTTGATAGATTAACCTCCAATTCTTTAGATTCAATAATATAACTCATACATAATCAATACTCCATAATATAAATCAGCTACATCATTTACTCAATGAAtcagaaaatgaattttttcttatattttagaTCGGAAGAAGTATTACTTTCTGTTTCTCTAAATTTATGGACTTTCAAGCATTTTTTTAAGACATGTTTTTTCTTTGGCCAATCTTATAGCATTAGGaattaaacatattatttttggtGCACGACTGttacaaaaagcaaaagcataCATTAAATAtgcatgaattttatttttagtagtacttcatatttttgtccaaaTTGAAAAAGATCAAAAGAACGAAGATGGAGAGAGATATGTCTTAGCCTttactactagaaaaagcaaaattagcgagggaaattaatgacggaaaaaatgaaattcctcacaaatttcttga harbors:
- the LOC11422744 gene encoding beta-glucosidase 24 — encoded protein: MRNVIRPPPPKRKRPHSEISSSTVQSGAEPVIVSTYADSFELNRSSFPEGFVFGTGSSNYQYEGAVSEDGRGKGTWDIFAHTPGMVKDGKNADVAIDHYHRYKEDVQIMKNMNTDAYRFSISWPRIVPTGKISDGVNQAGIIFYKNLIYELLANGQIPYVTLFHWDLPQALQDDYGGFVSENIRKDFKDFVDICFKEFGDSVKHWVTFNEPFSYTLSTSDWYKSTHNQLLAHADVFELYKTTYQAQNGVIGIGLNSHWFKPYSTDPLDQKAAEDALDFMFGWFIQPLTTGEYPASLVSYVGDKLPKFTAEQSKSLIGSYDFIGINYYTSMYAANATKPIPIQSPSGGADGVNSVFKIVNVTLTDKNKDGTYIGAWAATWLYVCPKGIQDLLLYTKEKYNNPTIIITENGMNEVNDPTLSLEEALMDTNRIDYFYRHLYYLLSAMRQGVKVQGYFAWSLLDNFEWNDGYTVRFGINFVDYENGHLTRHPKLSARWFRKFLQHNRIIG